In Ctenopharyngodon idella isolate HZGC_01 chromosome 20, HZGC01, whole genome shotgun sequence, the following proteins share a genomic window:
- the stx11b.2 gene encoding syntaxin-11b.2 gives MRDRLGHLQAVSMSNGTVAEHETAQALPPLENTNHDDPPQDTSTNPDMEAIFDEAQEARRQIQYIRLEVKRLRDQNLHIFTGAVGPSVSNTCDSNAIAAGIKTSAQEMLAHLRKMDSHGKELEEKYGVNSPVARIARTQYASISNSFRDTMVEYNDAEMSHRESCKAYIQRQMEIVGREVTGDQIEEMLESGQWNVFSENMVSEGKTARSALIQIESRHTEMLQLERRIQSLHEVFLDVAMLLEEQSSMIDYIHTNVQSTEVEVKEVLVKLERTKRLDRSNPFKKMFFWKR, from the coding sequence ATGAGGGACAGACTTGGCCACCTCCAGGCTGTATCAATGTCTAATGGTACTGTTGCAGAGCATGAAACTGCTCAAGCTCTCCCCCCTCTAGAAAACACAAACCATGATGACCCTCCTCAGGACACCAGCACCAACCCTGACATGGAAGCCATCTTTGATGAAGCACAGGAGGCTCGGCGTCAGATTCAGTACATCCGTCTGGAAGTGAAGCGTCTCAGGGATCAAAACTTGCATATTTTTACAGGTGCAGTCGGCCCTAGTGTTTCTAATACCTGTGACTCTAATGCTATCGCTGCTGGTATCAAAACCAGTGCACAGGAGATGCTTGCGCACCTTCGCAAGATGGATTCCCATGGGAAAGAGTTAGAGGAAAAGTATGGCGTCAATTCACCGGTGGCAAGAATCGCCCGAACACAGTATGCTAGCATAAGCAACAGTTTCCGTGATACCATGGTGGAGTACAACGATGCGGAGATGAGCCACAGAGAGTCCTGCAAGGCATATATTCAACGGCAGATGGAGATTGTGGGGCGAGAGGTCACCGGTGACCAGATCGAGGAGATGCTGGAGAGCGGTCAGTGGAACGTCTTTAGTGAGAACATGGTTTCAGAAGGGAAAACCGCACGGTCTGCACTCATACAGATTGAGAGCCGTCATACAGAAATGCTACAATTGGAGAGACGCATTCAGAGCCTTCATGAGGTTTTTCTGGATGTGGCCATGCTATTAGAAGAGCAGAGCTCGATGATAGACTACATTCACACCAATGTCCAGTCAACAGAGGTGGAGGTCAAGGAGGTCCTTGTGAAGCTGGAGCGAACCAAGAGACTTGATAGGAGCAACccgtttaaaaaaatgttcttctGGAAGAGATGA
- the stx11b.1 gene encoding syntaxin-11b.1 gives MRDRLDHLQTISESNDHLEELESDSFSNVDLEEDFNQQAIIFDNSDEMESVLDEAQDTRREIQLIRLEVKRLRDQNTRILSEPTRTTHVKHDANVIAGDIKTRGENILTRLQKMNTHAKGLEEEHGVNSAVARIARTQYTTLSNNFRDAMTEYNDAEMSHKESCKRHIQRQMEIVGREVSGDQIEEMLENGQWNIFNDNVMSEGKTARSALNQIESRHRDLLELESRLKSLHEVFLDVAMLVEEQGPMTDYILNNVQKTDAMLGEVLIKLERAKRHDSNNPFKKMFCGCFPCAKI, from the coding sequence ATGAGGGACAGACtggatcatcttcagaccatttCAGAGTCCAACGACCATCTGGAAGAGCTGGAATCAGACTCTTTCAGCAATGTGGACCTGGAGGAGGATTTCAACCAGCAGGCCATCATTTTTGACAACAGCGATGAGATGGAGTCTGTGCTCGATGAGGCTCAGGACACTAGGCGTGAGATTCAGCTCATCCGTCTCGAGGTGAAGCGTCTCAGGGACCAAAACACACGTATACTTAGTGAACCAACTCGTACAACACACGTAAAGCATGACGCCAATGTCATCGCTGGTGACATCAAGACCCGTGGAGAGAACATTCTGACACGTCTGCAAAAAATGAATACCCATGCCAAAGGTCTCGAAGAGGAGCATGGCGTCAACTCTGCTGTGGCGAGAATCGCCCGAACACAGTACACCACTCTAAGCAACAACTTCCGAGATGCAATGACCGAGTACAACGATGCTGAGATGAGTCACAAGGAATCGTGTAAGCGTCACATTCAACGGCAAATGGAGATTGTGGGCCGAGAGGTGTCGGGTGACCAGATTGAAGAGATGCTAGAGAATGGTCAGTGGAACATCTTCAACGATAATGTCATGTCAGAAGGGAAAACGGCTCGTTCTGCGCTTAACCAGATTGAGAGTCGACATCGGGACCTGCTTGAGTTAGAGAGCCGACTCAAGAGTCTTCATGAAGTGTTCTTGGACGTGGCTATGCTTGTAGAGGAACAAGGACCCATGACAGACTACATCCTAAACAATGTTCAGAAAACTGATGCTATGCTTGGTGAAGTCCTTATCAAACTGGAACGGGCCAAAAGACATGACAGCAACAACCCATTCAAGAAAATGTTCTGTGGATGCTTTCCATGCGCTAAAATCTGA
- the si:dkey-25e12.3 gene encoding adenosine 5'-monophosphoramidase HINT3: MTENKCSRKDEQDSSDDYLEETCIFCTIANGDDPYTEILAEDEDIVCFKDINPGAPHHYLVIPKKHIYSCLSLQADDISLVRRMAEMGRDVLKAKDVTDLEDISQGFHVPPYITVPHLHLHVLAPFSEIFIWSKEKYTSFWYLTEAKLRHKLTKNKKSDDWKRTCNKCMQKCGAM, encoded by the exons ATGACCGAAAATAAGTGTTCCCGTAAAGATGAACAAGATTCTTCGGACGACTACTTGGAAGAAACTTGTATTTTCTGTACCATCGCAAACGGCGACGATCCATACACTGAAATATTGGCGGAA GATGAGGACATTGTTTGTTTCAAGGACATTAATCCAGGTGCACCTCATCACTACCTGGTTATACCAAAGAAACATATCTACAGCTGTTTGTCACTCCAAGCAGATGATATAAGTCTAG TTAGGAGGATGGCAGAGATGGGAAGAGATGTACTGAAAGCCAAGGATGTCACAGATTTGGAAGACATCAG CCAAGGTTTCCATGTGCCTCCATATATCACCGTCCCCCACCTGCACTTGCATGTTCTTGCACCTTTCAGTGAAATATTTATATGGTCAAAGGAAAAGTATACAAGCTTCTGGTACCTCACT GAGGCGAAGTTGCGTCACAAACTGACAAAGAATAAAAAGTCGGATGATTGGAAAAGGACATGTAATAAATGCATGCAGAAATGTGGAGCTATGTGA